A region of Candidatus Hydrogenedentota bacterium DNA encodes the following proteins:
- a CDS encoding type II secretion system F family protein: MPNFTYVARSREGKRETGKMTAENRQVVIRTLQGKGMVPERVDAVGAGKKAHRDPKVKTAELLVFTRQLSTIVNAGLPLLQGLDILAEQTEDPRYGAVIQGIADDVEAGETFSDALRKHPRIYSDLFVSMIRAGEASGNLDGVLMQLAEYLESMEELKRRIRSAMTYPVVALSMILIIAAGLVIFVVPQFAAIFEGFGRQLPAPTRILIAASTFLKQWYGAPLIVASIIGLVLGIRMYGSTSAGRLHLDAIKLRIPIFGKLLRKVAISRFARTLSTLTRSGVNILGAMEIVERTAGNEVFARAISNAADCVRNGETLADPLARSGQFPAMVTRMIGVGEKTGALEQMLQKVSDFYDSEVRAAVDALTSMIEPILILAMGLVVGGIVVALFMPILQLSSLVQQ; encoded by the coding sequence ATGCCGAACTTCACGTATGTCGCGCGCTCTCGAGAGGGGAAGCGCGAGACCGGCAAGATGACGGCCGAGAACCGACAAGTAGTCATTCGGACGCTCCAAGGCAAGGGTATGGTGCCGGAACGAGTGGATGCGGTCGGAGCAGGGAAGAAAGCCCATCGAGATCCGAAGGTCAAGACCGCCGAGCTGCTTGTATTCACGCGGCAATTGTCCACAATCGTGAACGCCGGCCTCCCTCTTCTCCAGGGTCTCGATATTCTCGCCGAGCAGACCGAAGACCCGCGTTACGGAGCGGTTATCCAGGGCATCGCTGACGACGTCGAGGCGGGAGAGACATTCTCGGATGCGTTGCGTAAACACCCCCGCATCTATTCGGACCTGTTTGTCAGCATGATCCGCGCGGGCGAGGCCAGCGGCAATCTCGACGGCGTACTGATGCAATTGGCGGAGTACCTCGAGTCCATGGAAGAGCTGAAACGCCGCATCCGTTCGGCCATGACCTATCCCGTCGTAGCGTTGAGCATGATTCTCATTATCGCCGCGGGCTTGGTCATATTCGTAGTGCCGCAGTTTGCGGCGATTTTCGAAGGGTTTGGCCGGCAGCTTCCCGCCCCGACGCGGATTCTCATCGCGGCCAGCACCTTCCTCAAACAATGGTACGGGGCGCCGCTCATCGTCGCCAGTATTATCGGGTTGGTCCTGGGCATCCGGATGTACGGCTCGACTTCGGCCGGCCGCTTGCACCTCGATGCGATCAAACTGCGCATTCCCATCTTTGGAAAACTCCTCAGAAAGGTCGCCATCAGCCGGTTTGCCCGGACCCTCAGCACCCTGACCCGAAGCGGCGTCAACATTCTGGGCGCCATGGAGATCGTCGAGAGAACCGCCGGCAACGAAGTCTTTGCACGGGCCATCAGCAACGCCGCTGACTGCGTACGTAACGGCGAGACCCTGGCCGACCCCCTCGCGCGGAGCGGCCAGTTCCCCGCCATGGTTACCCGCATGATCGGCGTCGGCGAAAAGACCGGCGCCCTCGAGCAGATGCTCCAGAAGGTGTCGGATTTCTACGATTCCGAGGTTCGCGCCGCGGTGGATGCTCTGACGAGCATGATCGAGCCCATCCTGATCCTCGCGATGGGCCTCGTGGTGGGCGGCATCGTAGTAGCCTTGTTCATGCCCATCCTGCAGCTCTCGAGCCTGGTCCAACAGTAA
- the fliD gene encoding flagellar filament capping protein FliD, whose amino-acid sequence MSGTFTAGGLITGLNTEEIISQLIQLERQPVLRMQSRISLLEQQRGAINQVRTQLQTLRNRAQDFRLNTVFGQFRATSSEESVLAATLTGANPTSGTYTIQVLQLASATVARSSGVLGAAIDPNVSLAGSGIRSELTAGEFTINGTAFTIDPATQSLNDILAMINASGAGVTATYDASGDKVSLENSVAGNTNIINLGASGDTSNFLTAVGLVGALQSTGGNGSTVVTSTRNLGAVDPGQTLEQSVFRNGAVTAGSFRINGVQINVDPASDTLEGVIGAINASDANVTASYDSTNDTIRVVSDSLGSRTIAFESGTSNFLDVVNLAGATQTTGTDAQYTVDGGAVQTSNTNAVANAIPGATLNLRSAGTSTVSIETDTEAIVEEIREFISAFNDALTGIREQTAEDASLENDTTLTLISGQLQFFVFGSVQGLSGIFDNLTEIGITTGDAFDSKVGARLELDEETFLEAWRDNPRNVEQLFSNAGGTGIADILENYLENATSSTGFLNQRVRTGGTIDSQIQAYNDRIERLEYAITQHEQRYRQQFARLEQMAALFQSQGSALSSLSSGLSLI is encoded by the coding sequence ATGTCCGGAACGTTTACGGCGGGCGGGCTTATCACCGGCCTGAACACCGAGGAGATCATCTCCCAGCTCATACAGCTTGAACGGCAGCCGGTCCTCCGCATGCAGTCTCGCATCAGCTTGCTTGAACAGCAGCGCGGGGCCATCAACCAGGTACGAACCCAGCTGCAGACCCTCCGGAACCGCGCACAAGACTTCCGGTTGAATACGGTCTTCGGCCAGTTCCGGGCGACGTCGAGTGAGGAATCGGTCCTCGCCGCCACTCTCACGGGGGCGAACCCCACATCCGGCACGTACACAATCCAAGTTTTGCAGCTGGCCAGCGCGACAGTTGCCCGAAGCAGCGGGGTTCTGGGCGCGGCCATTGACCCGAACGTTTCTCTCGCCGGCAGCGGGATACGGTCTGAACTCACCGCAGGCGAATTCACCATCAACGGCACGGCTTTCACAATCGACCCGGCTACCCAGAGCCTTAACGATATTCTGGCGATGATCAACGCGAGCGGCGCCGGCGTCACGGCAACCTATGACGCCTCTGGGGACAAGGTAAGCCTTGAGAATAGTGTGGCCGGAAACACAAACATCATCAATCTCGGCGCCTCGGGAGATACCAGCAACTTCCTCACCGCCGTTGGGCTGGTTGGCGCGCTTCAGAGCACCGGCGGCAACGGTTCGACCGTCGTCACCAGCACGCGAAATCTCGGGGCCGTGGACCCCGGACAAACGCTGGAACAATCCGTTTTCCGCAACGGAGCCGTCACTGCTGGCAGCTTTCGCATCAACGGCGTCCAGATCAATGTGGATCCCGCCAGCGATACCCTCGAGGGGGTCATCGGCGCCATTAACGCCTCCGACGCTAATGTCACCGCCAGCTATGACTCCACCAACGACACGATCCGGGTCGTCTCGGACTCTCTGGGAAGCCGCACCATCGCTTTCGAATCCGGCACGAGCAATTTCCTCGACGTGGTCAATCTCGCCGGCGCGACGCAGACAACAGGAACCGACGCCCAATACACGGTCGACGGCGGCGCGGTGCAGACAAGCAATACCAACGCTGTCGCCAATGCCATTCCGGGCGCCACCCTCAACCTGCGGAGTGCCGGCACGAGCACCGTTTCCATCGAAACCGACACCGAAGCGATTGTCGAGGAGATCCGCGAATTCATCTCGGCGTTTAACGATGCGCTCACCGGGATTCGAGAGCAGACCGCGGAGGACGCTTCCCTCGAAAACGACACCACGCTCACGCTGATTTCCGGCCAGCTGCAGTTCTTCGTTTTCGGCAGTGTCCAGGGATTAAGCGGCATTTTCGATAATCTGACGGAGATTGGCATCACGACCGGCGATGCCTTCGACTCCAAGGTAGGCGCTCGGCTCGAACTGGATGAGGAAACCTTCCTCGAGGCATGGCGCGACAATCCGCGGAATGTCGAGCAACTCTTCTCCAATGCCGGCGGGACAGGCATCGCCGATATCCTCGAGAACTACCTCGAGAATGCGACGTCATCAACGGGTTTTCTCAATCAGCGCGTGCGGACAGGCGGAACAATCGATTCTCAGATTCAGGCGTATAATGATCGTATCGAGCGGTTGGAATATGCCATTACACAGCACGAGCAGCGGTACCGCCAACAGTTTGCGCGGCTCGAACAAATGGCCGCGCTGTTTCAGTCGCAAGGCTCTGCGCTGAGCAGCCTGAGCAGCGGTCTGTCGCTCATCTAG
- the fliS gene encoding flagellar export chaperone FliS, which yields MADAQTALQLSAYKKIDVETTSQGKLIVLLFNGAIQRAEEAKRHIAAGSIENVHNNLIRAQEILGELRGALDMKMGAIAQNLDRIYEYLQHLLIDANLRKSVQPIEECLAHLTTLRDTWKEAFQKAAQENHSAHSPLINQHGASLMNIKG from the coding sequence ATGGCGGATGCACAAACGGCGTTGCAGCTTAGCGCGTACAAGAAGATTGATGTGGAAACGACCTCCCAAGGGAAACTGATCGTTTTGCTCTTTAATGGGGCAATTCAACGCGCCGAAGAGGCAAAGCGACACATCGCCGCCGGCAGCATCGAGAACGTCCACAACAACCTCATCCGCGCCCAGGAAATACTTGGAGAACTTCGCGGCGCTTTGGATATGAAAATGGGGGCCATCGCCCAGAATCTCGACCGCATCTACGAGTATCTGCAGCATCTTCTGATTGATGCGAACCTCCGCAAGAGCGTCCAGCCCATCGAGGAATGCCTGGCCCATCTCACGACATTGCGGGACACCTGGAAAGAAGCTTTTCAAAAGGCCGCCCAGGAGAATCACTCGGCTCACTCCCCGCTGATCAATCAGCACGGCGCCTCCCTCATGAATATCAAAGGCTAG